A single region of the Lotus japonicus ecotype B-129 chromosome 4, LjGifu_v1.2 genome encodes:
- the LOC130715527 gene encoding 50S ribosomal protein L35, chloroplastic, whose protein sequence is MALASATATAMASSAFSFLPCSSSPTRLSYASVRLPPSIKTNSVKLSSSACISTPIFQPKLCTVTPPSSRSLTIVAAKGYKMKTHKASAKRFRVTGKGKIVRRRAGKQHLLQKKNTKRKLRLSKMHPVNRSDYDNVIGALPYLKVNRNAT, encoded by the exons ATGGCGCTGGCTTCTGCGACGGCGACGGCAATGGCGTCCTCCGCCTTCAGTTTCCTACCATGCTCTTCTTCTCCGACCCGTCTCTCTTACGCTTCAGTTCGATTACCTCCATCAATCAAAACCAACTCGGTTAAACTCAGTTCTTCAGCTTGCATTTCCACTCCAATTTTTCAACCAAAGCTCTGCACCGTTACTCCTCCGTCGTCTCGCTCTCTCACCATTGTAGCTGCTAAAGGCTACAAAATGAAAACTCACAAG gCGTCGGCAAAGCGATTTCGCGTGACTGGTAAAGGGAAAATCGTGCGTAGGAGAGCTGGAAAGCAGCATTTGCTGCAGAAGAAGAATACCAAGAGGAAATTGAGACTCTCCAAAATG CACCCGGTTAACAGGAGTGACTATGACAACGTAATTGGAGCCTTGCCATATCTGAAAGTAAACAGAAATGCTACATAG
- the LOC130712002 gene encoding uncharacterized protein C12B10.15c, protein MEKGKARIELKRDGTEDLTDRVHQLPCCVKHDGSAPVSHYFKPKPTGVGDEGLPLQEAHFRGRLLQGTTLQLPHGYSGFVLGKKTSPHAEEESSHSWETYAKFDNITYWNHDYLPSQNDDFSRAFHWLTVANALHNPVTPEELASASIAL, encoded by the exons ATGGAAAAGGGAAAGGCGAGAATAGAGCTGAAGCGAGATGGAACCGAGGATCTCACCGACCGCGTTCATCAACTTCCCTGTTGTGTCAAGCACGACGGTTCCGCTCCTGTTTCTCACTatttcaaacccaaacccacCG GCGTTGGGGACGAGGGTTTACCATTGCAAGAAGCACACTTCAGAGGCAGGTTACTACAAGGAACCACTCTCCAACTTCCTCATGGCTACTCAG GTTTTGTCTTGGGAAAGAAAACTTCGCCGCACGCGGAAGAAGAAAGCTCGCACTCTTGGGAGACCTATGCAAAGTTTGATAACATCACATACTGGAACCATGACTACCTTCCTTCCCAGAATGATGATTTCTCCCGTGCTTTTCATTGGCTCACCGTTGCTAATGCT CTGCATAATCCGGTGACACCTGAAGAATTAGCTTCGGCATCTATTGCACTCTAG
- the LOC130713178 gene encoding uncharacterized protein LOC130713178 gives MEQDPPSTFIRPCKRQDNLASSSRPLIPGPTGAVQAAMIHRRSTDDKPNISTQQFVRQVLQDGHDTDPDFQSNARLSALQLNGSATPLGAITHHHERVDHVIGVIKSCNPNGFGDATVTLKDPTGTVGASIHHKVFTESVFAKDITVGSVLLLQKVAVFSPRKSNCYLNITLSNVVKVFPKDSAPPPGSFTNITED, from the exons ATGGAACAAGATCCACCATCAACATTCATCCGCCCTTGCAAACGCCAAGACAACCTTGCCtccagctctcgtcctctcattcccggCCCAACTGGCGCCGTCCAGGCCGCCATGATTCACCGCAGATCCACCGACGACAAACCAAACATTTCAACCCAACAATTCGTTAGGCAAGTCCTCCAAGACGGCCACGACACCGATCCCGATTTCCAATCCAATGCTCGGCTTTCAGCTCTGCAATTAAACGGATCTGCCACTCCTCTGGGCGCAATCACTCACCATCATGAAAGAGTAGATCACGTCATCGGTGTTATCAAATCCTGCAATCCCAATGGGTTTGGAGATGCAACAGTTACACTCAAG GACCCTACGGGCACTGTTGGCGCTAGTATCCATCACAAGGTCTTCACTGAAAGCGTATTTGCGAAagacataactgttggatctgttctgcTTCTCCAAAAG GTCGCTGTGTTCTCTCCTAGAAAGTCTAATTGTTATCTGAATATTACCTTGTCCAATGTAGTCAAG GTATTTCCAAAGGACAGTGCACCTCCACCTGGAAGCTTCACAAACATAACAGAAGATTAA
- the LOC130713179 gene encoding uncharacterized protein LOC130713179, translating to MYKNMRGFVAKHALHLMYDEQNRFWGHGEKCGCVMKVTHGLPCACALQSMASIPYAAVDPFWKILSWEQVPVVESQTSNSGCMPLEIEALWAHFNTLDDAGQSMLRRKLKELYCPQISSLCPPEVKIKHNQSSKERKPNLPETKEQEAKASKRKPRLTKTPKTTPTSQAPKSKNKKAMTATGSKIYLPELPSFLWPYIHEVIDVVEDGNCGYRAVAALLDLQNGQDGWPRVREELIVELTLYEKHYTRMWGYDVVQAMHNRLTLPPDGRATKSKWMHLPKMGYLIANRFRVVFISISLKSSYTYLPMRGGAPPLEHPVIAIGHVTNHFVQLKLVSGHPMPPIAPQWEYNVEEPESEWCKPYKERLDRFMAEHTVWIGPRVITNFDLTDITED from the exons ATGTATAAGAATATGAGAGGATTCGTTGCTAAACATGCACTTCACCTAATGTATGATGAACAAAACAGATTTTGGGGTCATGGTGAGAAATGCGGTTGCGTGATGAAAgtcactcatggactaccttgcgcttGTGCACTTCAGAGTATGGCCTCAATTCCGTATGCAGCAGTtgatccattctggaagatacTTTCTTGGGAACAAGTGCCTGTTGTGGAGAGTCAAACCTCAAACAGTGGATGCATGCCGCTAGAGATTGAGGCTTTGTGGGCTCATTTCAATACCTTGGATGATGCGGGCCAAAGTATGCTGAGAAGGAAGCTTAAAGAGCTTTATTGTCCTCAAATCAGTTCATTGTGTCCTCCTGAAGTGAAGATAAAGCACAATCAATCGTCCAAGGAGAGGAAACCAAACCTCCCAGAG ACCAAAGAACAAGAAGCGAAAGCTAGCAAGAGGAAACCTAGGCTCACcaaaactcctaaaacaactccaACATCGCAAGCTCCTAAGTCAAAGAACAAGAAGGCTATGACAGCCACCGGCTCCAAAATCTACTTACCGGAGTTGCCATCTTTTTTATGGCCATATATACATGAAGTGATAGATGTTGTCGAGGATGGTAATTGTGGATACAGAGCCGTCGCTGCATTGCTGGACCTTCAGAACGGTCAGGACGGTTGGCCTCGGGTTAGGGAAGAGCTGATTGTAGAACTCACACTCTATGAGAAACACTATACACGCATGTGGGGTTATGATGTGGTACAAGCCATGCACAATCGTCTCACTCTCCCTCCTGATGGTAGAGCCACTAAATCCAAATGGATGCATCTACCGAAGATGGGGTACCTTATTGCTAACCGGTTTCGGGTGGTTTTCATCTCCATCTCGTTAAAATCTAGTTACACTTACCTTCCGATGAGAGGAGGCGCCCCACCGTTAGAACATCCTGTCATAGCTATTGGTCATGTGACcaatcactttgtacag CTGAAGTTGGTGTctggacatcctatgccgccaattgctccCCAATGGGAATACAATGTTGAAGAACCCGAGTCCGAATGGTGTAAACCGTATAAAGAGCGTTTGGATAGATTTATGGCTGAACACACTGTTTGGATTGGTCCTCGTGTTATTACCAACTTTGATTTAACAGACATAACAGaagattga
- the LOC130713180 gene encoding uncharacterized protein LOC130713180: MTSTFFYDDEMLLLKQDNDVSEGMLLQQQDNVQPISVDTTHLWSTDQIFEIVDDLKQWAKNVGKDNGYAIVTGRSDYSRKGGNMYIILRCSKHGVYIPYKDPKSFKYNSTGSQKCNCPFKLKGRPTEGDRNWWLKVLEGVHNHEPARSLVGHSYAGRLTEEEKVQVDNMNNNWVPPRHMLATLKENNPGNLSTITQVYNRIKKVKELDRGPLTEMQYLLKKLA, translated from the exons ATGACAAGCACATTTTTCTATGATGATGAAATGCTGCTTCTAAAACAAGATAATGATGTCAGTGAAGGAATGTTGCTTCAACAACAAGATAATGTTCAGCCTATAAGTGTGGATACCACTCATTTATGGTCGACCGATCAG atatttgaaattgttgatgaCCTTAAACAATGGGCTAAGAATGTTGGGAAGGACAATGGATATGCGATTGTGACTGGAAGGTCTGATTATTCCAGAAAAGGTGGAAATATGTATATTATTCTGCGGTGCTCGAAGCATGGTGTGTATATCCCGTACAAGGACCCTAAGTCCTTCAAGTACAACTCCACCGGATCACAAAAATGTAATTGTCCTTTTAAACTTAAAGGACGACCTACGGAGGGTGATAGAAATTGGTGGCTGAAAGTGTTGGAAGGggtacacaaccatgaaccagctagatCTTTGGTTGGCCATTCCTATGCTGGTCGACtaacagaagaagagaaggttcAAGTCGACAACATGAATAACAATTGGGTCCCACCGAGACACATGTTGGCCACTTTGAAGGAAAATAATCCGGGTAACTTGTCTACCATCACTCAAGTGTATAATCGCATCAAAAAAGTTAAAGAACTAGACCGCGGGCCACTTACAGAGATGCAATATTTGCTGAAGAAGTTGGCATAA
- the LOC130713808 gene encoding protein MAIN-LIKE 1-like — protein sequence MARTKQTKRVSSEELADRRAYLHASHRRGDHVTDVSTSRKGARKGAPKATTEVPAPATEVPAPATEVPATEVPALSTPEVTATKVSPQSTPEVTAHDTVEPSTSSLDIDAVEEPESESESESGSESGSESGSESEIEGEDVEVEDPNMPPLQRDPPFPGGPVELSLLQHYPDHIAPWTWHTLLGTTDPRYSERGDLRLATAGTKLGLMTCEGDNYREVRLIVERSGLYPLVRCSYVETDPGLISALVERWHEETSSFHMPFGEMTVTLDDVSALLHIPVGGRFYTPGVASRYDVAETCALLLGGDADLYMAEFDVKRGPTMRFSFLRDLYPTAVAEGRYEHAARMYLMHLVGATLFADKSGGHSFSAQWIGMLQDLERVSEFAWGSMALATLYDQLGQSSRSGVKQMGGYTSLLMAWVFEHFPDRLVRRYANPAYTEDQPRARRWTESRSGHARLDERRVLLDELTADDVTWTPYEAHREWRQRDERALFSGYIRCPYPPAVRPHLPERVMRQFGYIQTIPRHPSEMDRSPAAEAVDAAFADYVQYLFPEGDPAMEEGQAVGGYMDWYARVSHCFIIPDERRIDLSAVAALRRALEVLELSLEVDDALLPGTQARALTERALRILQDLAGTQALLTLLGEEVWEQVAEQVAEQVAEPVAEQVAGRAAGQEPGEAVGVGDVVGVGDSRGH from the exons ATGGCGAGGACAAAGCAAACTAAGAGGGTATCGTCTGAAGAGTTGGCCGATCGTCGTGCCTATCTCCACGCTTCTCATAGGCGAGGTGATCATGTTACAGATGTGTCGACTTCTCGGAAGGGGGCTAGGAAGGGGGCTCCGAAGGCGACCACTGAGGTTCCTGCCCCTGCCACTGAGGTTCCTGCCcctgctactgaggttcctgctactgaggttcctgctcTCTCGACGCCTGAGGTTACTGCTACTAAGGTTTCTCCTCAGTCGACGCCTGAGGTTACTGCCCACGATACTGTTGAGCCTTCCACCTCTTCACTTgatattgatgcagttgaggagCCGGAGTCGGAGTCGGAGTCGGAGTCGGGGTCTGAGTCGGGGTCGGAGTCGGGGTCTGAGTCTGAGATTGAGGGTGAGGatgtagaggtagaggatccGAATATGCCGCCGCTCCAGAGAGATCCACCGTTTCCTGGTGGGCCGGTTGAGTTGTCACTTCTGCAGCATTACCCGGATCACATAGCGCCGTGGACGTGGCATACCCTACTAGGCACCACTGACCCTCGTTATTCTGAGCGAGGTGATTTGAGGCTTGCCACTGCTGGTACGAAGCTCGGGCTGATGACGTGTGAGGGGGACAATTACAGGGAGGTCCGCTTGATTGTGGAGAGGAGCGGACTGTATCCACTGGTCAGGTGCAGCTATGTAGAGACGGATCCAGGGCTTATATCGGCCCTTGTGGAGAGGTGGCACGAGGAGACTAGTAGTTTCCACATGCCATTTGGGGAGATGACTGTCACCCTTGACGACGTCTCCGCTCTTCTTCACATCCCGGTTGGTGGGAGATTCTACACTCCAGGAGTGGCCTCGAGATATGATGTGGCAGAGACCTGCGCTTTGCTGTTAGGGGGGGATGCAGATTTGTACATGGCTGAGTTTGATGTGAAGAGGGGTCCGACTATGAGGTTCAGCTTCTTGCGAGACCTTTACCCGACAGCTGTTGCAG AGGGGCGGTACGAGCATGCAGCCAGGATGTACCTGATGCATCTTGTTGGCGCGACATTGTTCGCCGACAAGAGTGGGGGGCACTCATTCTCCGCCCAATGGATCGGCATGCTACAGGATCTTGAGCGGGTTTCGGAGTTCGCGTGGGGCTCCATGGCCCTTGCCacgttgtacgaccagcttgGACAGTCTTCTCGCAGCGGGGTCAAACAGATGGGCGGTTACACTTCCCTGTTGATGGCCTGGGTCTTTGAGCACTTTCCAGACAGGCTCGTTCGCCGGTATGCGAACCCGGCTTACACAGAGGACCAGCCCAGAGCTCGTAGGTGGACAGAGTCACGGTCGGGGCATGCTAGGCTTGACGAGAGGCGAGTACTACTTGATGAGTTGACGGCCGACGACGTCACTTGGACTCCATATGAGGCCCACAGGGAATGGCGACAGCGGGATGAGAGGGCTTTGTTCTCAGGCTACATTCGGTGTCCCTATCCCCCTGCTGTGCGACCTCATCTTCCGGAGCGGGTCATGCGACAGTTTGGGTATATACAGACAATCCCGCGCCACCCTAGTGAGATGGATAGATCTCCCGCAGCTGAGGCTGTTGATGCGGCATTCGCAGATTATGTGCAGTACTTGTTCCCTGAGGGCGACCCTGCTATGGAGGAGGGACAGGCTGTGGGCGGTTACATGGATTGGTACGCTAGAGTGTCTCATTGTTTCATCATACCGGATGAGAGGAGGATTGATCTCAGTGCCGtg GCTGCTTTGCGTAGGGCTTTAGAAGTCCTTGAGTTGTCACTTGAGGTGGATGATGCTTTGCTGCCAGGCACACAGGCCCGCGCTTTAACGGAGAGAGCACTTCGCATCCTCCAGGACTTGGCTGGGACACAGGCATTGCTTACGCTGCTGGGAGAGGAGGTCTGGGAGCAGGTGGCCGAGCAGGTGGCCGAGCAGGTGGCCGAGCCGGTGGCCGAGCAGGTGGCCGGGAGGGCGGCAGGGCAGGAGCCAGGGGAGGCCGTAGGGGTAGGGGATGTCGTCGGGGTAGGGGACAGTAGGGGACATTAG